In Sinorhizobium sojae CCBAU 05684, a single window of DNA contains:
- a CDS encoding IS30 family transposase yields the protein MRRTYSQIDMDERRRIARWRAAGLSATVIAEKLGRHRSTIFRELKRNAFEDAQMPDLSGYYCVTANEMARERRAKLRKLARFVHVRQSVVERIMHGWSPQQIAGRMRLERHPICVSYETIYKFAYSADGQAIKLWRHLPERRARRRPRHARRRHGRRFSPELNILHRPDTVAERKQFGHWECDLIQFRKKFGKANVTSLVERVSRFAVFLRNNDRQSKPIMDGLIEVLQPLPHAARRSITFDRGTEFSEWPYLQAGIGTQTWFCDPQSPWQKGTVENTNGRVRKWLSREVDPLSISDGELRDICDRLNSTPRKCLGYRTPAEVFRKKLLAQIRRVG from the coding sequence ATGAGACGCACCTACTCCCAGATCGATATGGATGAACGTCGCAGGATCGCTCGCTGGCGAGCGGCCGGCCTCAGCGCCACGGTCATCGCCGAGAAGCTCGGACGGCATCGTTCGACGATTTTCCGCGAGCTCAAGCGCAATGCGTTTGAGGATGCGCAGATGCCGGATCTCAGCGGCTACTATTGCGTGACCGCCAACGAGATGGCACGTGAACGCAGAGCCAAGCTGCGCAAGCTCGCCCGCTTCGTCCATGTGCGCCAATCGGTGGTCGAGCGCATCATGCATGGCTGGTCGCCACAGCAGATCGCCGGCCGCATGCGGCTGGAGCGCCATCCGATTTGCGTCAGTTATGAGACGATCTACAAGTTCGCCTATTCCGCAGACGGCCAGGCCATCAAGCTGTGGCGGCACCTGCCGGAGCGTCGTGCGAGACGCAGACCGCGGCATGCCCGACGGCGTCACGGTCGCCGCTTCAGCCCGGAACTCAACATTCTTCACCGTCCTGATACTGTCGCCGAACGCAAACAGTTCGGGCATTGGGAGTGCGATCTCATTCAGTTTCGCAAGAAGTTCGGCAAGGCCAACGTGACGTCACTGGTGGAGCGGGTCAGCCGCTTTGCTGTCTTCCTGCGCAACAACGACCGGCAATCCAAGCCGATCATGGACGGGCTGATTGAGGTGCTCCAACCCCTGCCCCACGCTGCTCGACGCTCGATCACCTTCGACCGTGGCACTGAGTTCAGCGAATGGCCCTATCTGCAGGCTGGCATCGGAACGCAGACATGGTTCTGTGACCCGCAGTCGCCCTGGCAGAAAGGCACGGTCGAGAACACCAATGGCCGGGTTCGCAAATGGCTTTCGAGAGAGGTCGATCCCCTGTCGATCAGCGACGGCGAGCTCAGGGACATCTGCGACCGGCTCAACTCGACACCGCGGAAATGCTTAGGCTACCGAACGCCCGCGGAAGTCTTCCGCAAGAAACTGCTCGCGCAAATACGACGTGTCGGGTAG
- a CDS encoding ISNCY family transposase, with protein MSCLITMSQKELHRLELIQQIRGRSLTVVEAAALLGLSRSQVHRLLQAYDRAGADGLVSKKRGRPSNRRHSEDFRNLVLDLVREHYVDFGPTLATEKLLERHRIAVSKETLRQWMMEAGLWVSRRERKKRVFQPRGRRDCFGELIQIDGSHHWWFENRGPKCALLVYIDDATGKLLHLRFAASENTFDYFHATRAYLQQWGKPIAFYSDKHGIFRTTHASKKDRTSGLTQFGRALYELNIDIICANTPQAKGRVERANQTLQDRLVKELRLRGIDTIAAANAYAPEFIADFNRRFGKEPRNPKDMHRPFAAHENLDGAMCRKEIRKLSQALTLRYDKVQFILDPTDIAKTLAGKKVIVCDYPDGRLEITHEGTSLPYRTFDTLRSVHRSEVVENKRLDDMLALVAEMQAGREQQRSKSGPRRTGQTDHMFGIPDGSQSNGYQKRGTKPGRRTDFTNDPVVIARRQQSLARLKAAEHPTGSSSQS; from the coding sequence ATGTCTTGTTTGATCACCATGTCGCAGAAGGAATTGCATCGTCTTGAACTCATCCAACAGATTCGCGGGCGTAGCCTGACTGTCGTCGAGGCGGCCGCGTTGCTCGGTCTCAGTCGCAGTCAGGTGCACCGGCTGTTGCAGGCCTATGATCGTGCCGGCGCCGACGGTCTGGTCTCGAAGAAGCGCGGCCGGCCGAGCAACCGGCGCCACAGTGAGGACTTCCGCAACCTGGTGCTCGACCTGGTGCGTGAGCATTACGTGGATTTCGGACCAACGTTGGCCACCGAGAAGCTGCTCGAACGCCACCGGATAGCCGTCAGCAAGGAGACGCTGCGTCAGTGGATGATGGAAGCCGGCCTCTGGGTGTCGCGACGCGAACGCAAGAAGCGGGTTTTCCAGCCGCGCGGCCGGCGCGATTGTTTCGGCGAACTCATTCAGATCGATGGCTCGCATCATTGGTGGTTCGAGAACCGCGGCCCCAAATGCGCCCTGCTCGTCTATATCGACGACGCCACCGGCAAGCTGTTGCATCTGCGCTTTGCGGCTTCAGAGAACACCTTCGACTATTTTCACGCAACGAGGGCCTATCTGCAGCAATGGGGCAAGCCGATCGCCTTCTACAGCGACAAGCATGGCATCTTCCGCACGACCCATGCTTCCAAGAAGGACAGGACCAGTGGCCTGACGCAGTTCGGGCGGGCTCTTTATGAGCTCAACATCGACATCATCTGCGCCAATACCCCGCAGGCCAAGGGACGCGTCGAGCGCGCCAACCAGACGCTGCAGGATCGTCTGGTCAAGGAACTGCGGCTGCGCGGCATCGACACGATTGCGGCGGCCAATGCCTATGCGCCGGAGTTCATCGCGGATTTCAATCGTCGCTTTGGCAAGGAACCGCGCAATCCGAAGGACATGCATCGGCCGTTTGCCGCGCATGAGAACCTCGATGGTGCCATGTGCCGCAAGGAGATCCGCAAGCTGTCGCAGGCCCTGACGCTGCGCTATGACAAGGTGCAATTCATCCTCGATCCGACGGATATCGCCAAGACGCTCGCCGGCAAGAAGGTCATTGTCTGCGACTATCCCGATGGCCGTCTTGAGATCACCCACGAGGGGACGTCCCTGCCCTACAGAACCTTCGACACGCTGCGCTCGGTGCACCGATCCGAGGTGGTTGAGAACAAGCGCCTCGATGACATGCTGGCGCTAGTGGCCGAGATGCAGGCCGGCCGAGAGCAACAGCGCAGCAAAAGCGGGCCGCGTCGCACCGGCCAGACGGACCATATGTTCGGCATTCCCGACGGCAGCCAAAGCAATGGCTACCAAAAGCGCGGCACGAAGCCTGGCAGGAGGACGGATTTCACCAACGATCCTGTGGTGATCGCCCGGCGGCAGCAGTCTCTGGCAAGATTGAAGGCAGCCGAGCATCCGACGGGTTCGAGCTCTCAAAGCTGA
- a CDS encoding type I secretion system permease/ATPase has translation MKSPSPQIRSPLARALREIRPGLIAAGGISLFVNLLMFVSPLYTMQIYDRVLTSRNEVTLVMISLIVGVLLVTYVALEHCRSRILVQAGVRFDRLLSGPAFEAALSSALRSRGSHHAQTLRDLDLMREILSGGVMMALMDAPWAPIYLAVCFLLHPLIGIVALVGAVAIVTIAFVNERATKGLLMRASVTNIRAIDRLGSSLRNAEAIRGLGMGSAVQSRCTGLRQEALSYSVGAGERGGSLLALSKFLRMALQISMMGVGAYLAINQEISGGVLFAASLIMGRALAPIEMMVGQWKAIVTARGAHTRLERIFEENPPTAGRMHLPDAMGTVSVENLGVRAPGTNTPVVIGATFTLNAGEVVALVGPSGSGKSSLARALVGAWPPAQGCVRLDGNDLRHFNPDQLGSALGYLPQNVELFSGSVRDNIARFRADAADAQVIEAATQASAHELIQCLPDGYLTDLGEDGIGLSGGQRQRVGLARALFGKPSFVVLDEPDANLDGDGNRALVQAIERLRSERKTVVIVTHRPNFLAVVDRIIIMQEGRVAQIGSRDQLLPSLIGPNVASAQRRPVWEGERAGSPALASTPLHRPRVDA, from the coding sequence ATGAAAAGTCCTTCGCCGCAGATTCGATCACCGCTCGCCCGAGCCTTGCGCGAGATCCGCCCGGGTCTCATCGCTGCCGGGGGCATCTCGCTCTTCGTAAATCTTCTCATGTTCGTGTCTCCGCTGTACACGATGCAGATCTATGATCGTGTGCTAACGAGCCGCAACGAAGTCACGCTCGTCATGATCTCGCTGATCGTGGGCGTGCTGCTGGTGACCTATGTGGCCCTCGAACATTGCCGGAGTCGTATCCTGGTGCAGGCCGGCGTGCGGTTCGACCGGCTCTTGTCCGGCCCCGCCTTTGAGGCGGCGCTCTCCTCTGCGCTGCGTTCACGTGGATCCCATCACGCACAGACCCTGCGCGATCTCGACCTCATGCGGGAGATCCTTTCGGGCGGCGTTATGATGGCACTGATGGACGCACCCTGGGCCCCGATCTACCTCGCGGTCTGTTTTCTGCTCCACCCGCTGATCGGTATTGTGGCCCTGGTTGGCGCAGTGGCTATCGTGACGATCGCGTTCGTGAATGAGCGCGCCACGAAAGGTTTGCTCATGCGAGCCTCGGTCACAAATATTCGCGCGATCGACAGGCTGGGCTCCTCTTTGCGTAACGCAGAGGCAATACGGGGGCTCGGCATGGGGTCCGCTGTCCAGTCGCGGTGCACCGGCCTCCGCCAGGAGGCGCTCAGTTACTCCGTCGGCGCGGGCGAGCGCGGGGGAAGTCTTCTCGCCTTGTCCAAGTTCCTGCGTATGGCTCTTCAGATCTCCATGATGGGCGTAGGCGCGTACCTGGCTATTAACCAGGAGATCTCCGGGGGTGTCTTGTTCGCGGCGTCGCTTATCATGGGGCGGGCGCTTGCCCCAATTGAGATGATGGTGGGGCAATGGAAAGCTATCGTGACCGCGCGCGGCGCTCACACACGCCTCGAGCGCATCTTCGAAGAGAACCCGCCCACTGCCGGACGCATGCATCTGCCCGACGCTATGGGTACGGTCTCCGTCGAGAACCTTGGCGTCCGTGCCCCCGGCACGAATACGCCGGTCGTCATCGGCGCGACGTTTACGCTGAATGCCGGAGAGGTCGTCGCCCTTGTGGGGCCATCAGGCTCTGGCAAATCGTCGCTAGCGCGAGCGCTTGTGGGTGCCTGGCCCCCGGCGCAAGGATGCGTGCGCCTCGACGGCAACGATTTACGCCATTTTAATCCGGACCAACTTGGCTCCGCGCTCGGCTACTTACCCCAGAATGTCGAGCTGTTCTCGGGTTCCGTGCGCGACAACATCGCGCGCTTCCGGGCAGACGCGGCCGACGCACAGGTGATCGAGGCGGCAACACAGGCCTCCGCGCACGAGTTGATCCAGTGCCTTCCCGACGGATATTTGACCGATCTCGGTGAGGACGGGATCGGACTATCAGGTGGGCAGCGGCAGCGGGTCGGTCTTGCGCGAGCCCTGTTCGGCAAGCCGAGTTTCGTCGTGCTCGACGAGCCTGATGCCAATTTGGATGGCGATGGCAATCGGGCACTGGTCCAGGCCATCGAAAGGCTGAGGAGCGAACGAAAGACTGTTGTGATCGTGACCCACAGGCCGAACTTCCTCGCCGTCGTGGACCGAATTATCATCATGCAAGAAGGGCGGGTGGCGCAGATCGGCAGTCGGGATCAATTGCTGCCCTCGCTCATTGGCCCCAATGTAGCGTCGGCGCAGCGGCGACCCGTCTGGGAGGGGGAGCGTGCCGGATCGCCGGCATTAGCCTCGACTCCCCTACACCGGCCGCGCGTCGATGCATAG